One Natator depressus isolate rNatDep1 chromosome 26, rNatDep2.hap1, whole genome shotgun sequence genomic window, AGGCATGGGCTTAGAAAAATAGAGTCCAAAAGCCTGGCTCCCACAGACCCGGGTGTACAAcacagtgcagatgtaccctcaTAGGCTGGAGCGCCCACCCGCAGCTATCCAGGTGGATGCCAGGTACCTGAATGACCATGTCTCTCCTGTACTTTGCTCAAGAGTCAGGAGTGTCTGAACTGATAGCCGGTGGCAATGCTGGAAGCCAGGGGTCTGCGTCTCACTATTGCTCTCTCAGGCCCTAATCCAGACAGATCTTGCCCATTCCGACTTTCAGTAAAGCTCATCATTCTTTACTGAGACTCTGGATGAAGACTCCTGAGCAGATGCACAGAAGGAGAAGCAGGGACGGTAAGAACGGCATTAACTTGGAGTAGGGAAGCCCAAGCCGCAGCGGGCTTGAACTGTTCAGCCACCACGTAACACTACACACTACAAGGGAGAACGTCTCACCGGCACATACAGCTGGACCTTACTGTGCAGTGATTGGGACAATACTCTTGGACTCCGGAGACTGGGTtccatcccctgctctgccacacacttcctgtgtgaccctgggcatgtcacaagtctctctgggcctcaggtcCCATCTGTAAGATAGGGACAACAGCACTGCCCAGCCTGACGGGGAGGGGCGTGAGCACAAATACATTAAATAGCGTGAGGTGCTCGGATGGTACAGCAATGGCCTAtgatagacagacagaccgacCAACCCCAATTCCAGCATGTCTAGTGCTTAACGCTGATGATCCCCTACAAACCGTGAGCCACATTCTCAGTGGGTGCCGTCAACGGAGACtctgggcccatctagcccgatGGCTGGAATAAAACACACACCTCGCCAGCTTCGCAACTCCTACCCACTTGCTAACTCCCCCTAGGAGAATCCTAGCTGAAGGGAATTCAGGCCTGCAGTTTGCTTCAATTGCTCACCTCCCTCAGGGTTCAGCAACAACAGCTTGGGCTCCTTAAAGCCTCTCACGAACTGAAACCCTTGAGAACTGAAGCATCTACAATGAAGTAGGGCGTCTAGGTCTCCATCGCAAACTCCACCAACTTCCCCCGGGCGTGTCCCACGACATCTGGCCTAGCGGCTTGGATACTGCACTTACTCTAGAACCATCTCAGACCTCCCAGCCCTTCACAAGTGACTGTGAACAGACGGGCAGGGGACTAGCAGCCACTAATGAGATCTGCCAACGGGAGTGTCTATCGGTGTCTTACAAGAATCTTCCCAGCCGGTGGTGTTGCCTTGGTTTCAGATCAGCTGGGCCTCTCCTTCCATCTCGACCTGCGGGTCGCACACTCCTGTGAAGTTTATCTCTTTGCTGCTGTTGCCGACGGCAGAGTTGAGGTTGGGACTGCGTACACCGGAGGAGGGAGAAGGGTGTTGAAAACCACCATCTATTACTGACACAGCTCTCCCACTCATGTAGATCTCCAAATATCTCAGAAGCTGCTTCGGTTTCTTTTTGGCAAATGCCTCCAGGTCTGGgaaaagggaggggagaaaaaaatctagTATCAACATAAAAAGACACGACACTGGGATGGAGATggggcagcctgagccccacgtgTTTTCTGGGGTAACACTATTCTGGTATATTTTTAAGCTTTACCCCTAGAGGTCCAGTGTCTCCTTAGGCATGTGCTTCTCTCTCAGGACAGAGCATGTAACCACAATGGCTACGAAGGGCTGGAACTTGTAGCTATAATACACCTTTGGAAAAATCATTTCCCCATTGTCCAAGCTTGGGGTCTCACCCTGAAACCAACTGAAATACCCCCAATGGATCATAACAGATGGGaaagccccagggctccagggaAGAGCACAGACCAcatgggtggggatgggggagaaaccCCAAActatttgtgaaaagaaaaggaggacttgtggcaccttagagactaacaaatttatttgagcataagctttcgtgagctacagctcacttcatcggatgcatttgtggTGACCCAAGCTTCACTTTTTTGAAGATGCTTTTTCAGCCCTAATAAACACAACCATCTTGCTGCTCACCAGGCAGGTTTTaccctctttttattttttgcgCTCAGAGATAAATAACCCTGCTGTGCCTCTGATTTGGTTTTTACAGAAAGAAAATAGGGTTGATTGCTGTAGCTAAGGCCCAGTGCTACAACATatataattacattaaaaatacgTTAAAAAATTGTTaataaggttgtaaagtcaagcacagaaaagttaagaaatggttgaattaaggttgccccGCGACACCTTAATTCAGCCCGCTTGTGTTGTagacattatgatacagtctttaattacatgattacatcctatttcttccacaggaccctggcctCACTCAGTGAATGGATGGCTATTCAAGATTTCTTTTTATCCAATTCAGTGAATGCCGCAGGTCTAATTTGATGCACACCACTCCAACCCTGCAGGCAGCACACGATGGCTAATTTCCtcctgggtttttttgggtgCTCATCGCTGTAATATCTGAACGCCTCACAACTATTCACCTAAGAAATGGTTGAactattcaaaaaaaaaaaaaaaaaaaattcagctcaaGGCAGAAACCtggtttggaaaatttcagcccaaatgattCAAGCTTGGTAAAGTCTTAACCaaatgaaaacagggtcttatgaTGGAAAGTGTTAAGCAACCTTAATCATAGGCCTCACTGCCAACTTGGCTTACAATTAAGGGTGAAACATTGAAATTTCACACCCACATGAACACCCACACAAACATACTTGGCAGAAAACCACACAAGCAAGGAAATGAGTTAACACCACACCTAAAATATATAACTTCTACTTCTCTACTCACATACACCTTCCACTACGTCGGCCAGGTTACATCACCCCCTTAACTTTTCCCCTGCAGCTAGCGGCCAACCTCTGAATTTTGCAATCATGTAACACGCAGAGAGCCTTCTCTGTCTGAGCAGAGGCACAGCCTAAAGCAGGGTGCAGTGAAGTCTTAGCATCACCCACCCCCCTCCATAATAAACACTACTTTTTCCAAAACGTATTCTTAAAAAGCCCTATCCCTAAAGAGCAGCCACTGTAATTACAACACATGATCAGAGGTGATTAGGTGGGGCTACAGACAATCCCATGTGGCTATTAAAATCCCAGTTACCTTGGGTACAGGATCTTTTAAAGCCCAATGACTGAACCAAGAGTTAATGAAGACTCCCTCCTCTATGCCTAGCTTGGGTGTCGGCAGGCCAGTCTCTCACAAATGGCGTATGGAACAAGCAGCGTTTGTCCTGCATACCTTCAAGTTATTGTCCCTTGCTTAGAAAAGATGCAGGGAAACGCACCTTTTAGAACAAAGCCAGAGTCAGAAATTGTTTTCTGTTGTGTTTTCCAGATGACGTAGAGGCGCAGAGAGGTGGCCACATACAAATCGTTCAGCACTGCAATGACCTGCTGTCTGCGGTTACACTCTCTGAAAGAGACAAGGATGGGAATTGCTTATCTCTACCCTCTGCCTTCCCAGCAAATCCAGAGGCAAGAGCTACAGAAACACCGCCCTAGAGATCCACCCTATTCCAACATTAACTGCCCTCAGAGTTAGAAAGTGTTTTCCTAACTTCTAACCTAatgctcccttgctgcagattaagtccttTGCTTTTTGtcccaccttcagtggacatggagaacaattcatcacagcgctctttataacagcccttcataTATCTGAAGTCTGTTCTCATGTCTCCGTGCAGTATTGTCATAGCGGGGATCATTTCACCTTGAagggtcccttgaaatatgtgttaagtACCtatgctaaaccatctgttccacTTGTAGTCAGCTGTGATACTCTGGGTAtattttcccagacctgaagaagagctctgttaaGCTCAGgaatttgtctctctcaccaacaggagttggtccgaTAAGAGACATTACCtgacctaccttgtctctctcatgtcccactcagtcttcttttctcaagattaaacatgcacaggtttttaaacctttcctcacaaGTCAGATTTActaaaccttttaccatttctgttgccctcttctgggctctctccaatttatccacatctttcttaaagtgtggcacccagaattggacccaATACTCCAGCTGCGGTTTCACCAGAGCTGAGTAGACAATTACCTCCTGTTGATACACTCCAGgaggatattagcctttttcacaacttgATCACAGTATTGGCTCATACTCAATTTGCAATCCattataatccccagatccttttccgcagtactcaccacctagccaattattccccattttgtagctgtacaCTTGATTTTTTCCTCTGTAAGTGCAGTACTttccacttgtctttattgaatttcatcttgttgatttcagaccaattccccAATTTGTTAAGGTCATTCTGTTCTCTACTCCTGTCCTTCAAAGTAcattcaacccctcccagcttgatggcatctgcaaattttaaaagcatttctctactccattatctaagtctttaatgaaaatgttaaataatatcaGACCCAGGACTGAACTATACAGGTCTTCAGTACacacatcctcccagtttgattgTGAACccttgataactactctgaggacactttttcaaccagttttgcccCCACCgtatagtaatttcatttagatcacacttccctagtttgtttatgagagtgTCATGTAGGACTGTGTGAAAAgcctactaaaatcaagatatatcacatctattgcttccccccatccactaggcctgTAActctctcaaagaaggaaatcaggttggtttggcattatttgttcttgacaaatccatgctcgcTATCCCTTATAACCCTATAATCCTCAATGTGCATaactgattgtttaattatttgttccagagaagttaggctgactggtctgtaaggtctctttgttcctctttttaaagataggtactatgtttgttCTTCTCCAGTCCTTTGGGACCTCACCCATTCTCCAAATGTTCtccaagataattgctaatggttctgagattgctttagCTAGTTCCCAGGGTGAATTTCTTTAGCTAGTTCCCAGGGTGAATACTCCAGGGTGAATTTCAATGGGCCCAGCTGACTAGAacacatctaatttatctaaatattctttaatccaTTCTTTCCCTATTGTGGCGTGTGTTCCTTCCCCCATGtagttaatattaattgtgttaagtatctggtcaacaattaaccttttcagtgaaaactgaagcaaaataggcattgaaCAGCTCAGCCTTCCTGGCGTtgtccattattagctctccttccctgctaagtagtggacctacatgttccttcatctttctcttgctcctaaagtACTTATAAAACCTCTTCTTATTGACTCCTATATCCCTTGCTAGTTGTAACTCATTCTGTGGCtttgcctttctgattttatccctACCTCCAGGGTCAAATATTTCGTTGCATTTGTCAACGTTGCAAATCATCTGCCATCATGATGCCCAaattaagtcccactgaagttctcTGTAGTCCTCTCTGCacttgactaacctaaataactaACTATACCAGTGCCTGGATATAACCCCAGTCCTGCAGTGCTCCAATTCTCCTCAGTATCAAGCCACATCAGACACTGGAACACACACTCATTTATGTATAAGAGTGCTAAATACATATACAGCCCGACGCTAGCAACCTGTCTGAGCCAGAGACAGAACCAATCCTTCAGCATACGCAATACCCTTGGATATAAAACGCCTTTACTTCCAGATACACAGCTAAGTACAAAGTCCCTGCCTGCTTTACTGGGGTACAACTCTTTCCTCTCTGCATGTGCTCACATTTCAGGCCCGCCTGCGCTACAAAGCAGCACCTCAAAACCAAGTGGTAATTGGGTCTCCTGGCATGGTGGTACATGAAGTGTAGATGAGCCTTTCGTAATGCAGCCTGGGGTCTACACACAGGCTCTAGGGCCACAATGGGCTGTGAACTCACCGagaaagatgctcttccctcagGGCCTGGATCACGATGCGAGTGATATTTATAGACATGACACAAAAAGGGAAATTCTGGAAAAGAAACAGAATGAAATCAGTGATTCCGCCCCTGTTCTCCTGGATAAGACCCCTCTTCCCTCCAGCACCTGGACAATGCCCTTCCTTAGGTCTGTTATAGTTAGAGATGGGCCCAGATCTAAACCCTGgatattgtaaattctttggggcagcgGTCgtcttttggtttggtttgtacagcatctactacagtggggccctgatccatgactggggttcctaggcactCTGGTGATATCAATAAATACAGATACAGACTCGGGTCAGAGTTGGCAGCTCAAACCTATCTTTCCATTGGGCCAAACCCAATCAGCCCTGACCCGGAGTTTGGCTCCAGTTATTGAACGCACATTTTAATCTGAGGGTTTGGTTCCACCCATTCCCATTATGAAGATATAAAGTCTGGATCTGGATTAatagattcctaggccagaagggaccattgtggtcttctagtccgacctcctgtataacacaggccattgaattcccccaaaataattcctagagcagatcttttaggaaaactttcaatcctgatttaaaaattgcactgatggagaatccatcacagcccttggtaaattgttccagtggttagttaccctccctgttaaaaattagagccttatttccagtctgaatttgtctagtttcaacttccagccattggatcaggtTATAGCTTTGTCTGCTTGATTGAAGAGCCTATGACCAAACAGAGCTGGGGTTTGGTTCTGGGATACGATTTGGGCCTGTCTTTGATTAAAACATCTTCTCCCTCACCAAAACAAAATAGGCAATGATGGGTGTAAAACAAGTGAAGGAAATTAACACGCACCATGGGGAACGTTTTATAAGTGAGAATTGTTTGGCTAATGGGACTAAAGTTTAGCtaaagggaggctgtggaattgaCACAGTCAGATTTATTCAAGGTGCAGAGTAGCCAACGTCTTTCAGGGCTGTGGAAAGACAGCACTATTGATCAGAAACTGGATGAAGCAGAGAATCTGGGACGTGAAAGAGTTTTCCTAGCAGCCAATCGAAAAGCAGGATTCCATGGTTACCTTTCCCTGaagtttaataataaataaataccaatCCAGAGTCAGAGTTGAAGAGGGAAGGACATGCCTGTGATTCATGCTGGGACAGCTTGAAAACATCTCGAGCTAGGGGTAATGTCCGAGAGTCCATTACAAAATACAGAATTTGCATTAATCCGAGCAATCCAGTCCCACGCAGGTCTGTCCCAGGATCCATACCTTTAATATAAAAACATACAGCCAGGTAAGCCATGCATGTTCCCGTCCTGAATAACTCAGTATATGCTCTCCCTGTCTTATTAAGTGCCTGCTTTGGAGCATGATATATATTCTGACAAACTCTTTCCATTGCCAGTCCTTATAGTTGCTGAGAAAACCTCAAAAGTATCAACCACGCATTAACTGAGCCAGTGATACCCGCCTGAATTTGCAGTCAGCCTGCGACAACGGCTCTAAgtggtgtgaactgccccattcatctcatgGAATTGGCATTTTTCCCCAATCTGTCACTGAATTCTGCATTTCCACCATGGAATTCACCATTTTGCTGCAACTGGGCACTGAATATATTGTCTCCCTCGTCTCCCTGGacctgccagcagctgctcttGCTCTCCAGTTTTCACACCCAGCAGAAGTTAACTGGatgccagggcaggctccctgcactgctccaTGAAGCCAGGCAGTAGAGGGGTCACAACCTCTCTCCTCTATCGATCCACCATTTGCAGACCAACTTTCCTCTCCAGTGGGCTCAGGCCCAAGCACGCACCAGAATGCTTTTTAGCCACTCGATGCTTCAGAAGAGTTGCCACACCAGCtagcaaaggattctgggatgtGCCTATGGCCATTAAAAACAGGAAGTAGCGAGCCATTTGGAGACcaaatggagaaaaaaaggggCTCGTGCTTTGTGTTTTTATGATGACTAATGAGGTGATTGCATTTTGTTGTTTGGTAGGCAGGGTGCTAAAGCTTTCttttttaatgcttattttttaGATTATAGAATTCAGCTCTTCTCCATCCTATCTAGCCTGGAAGACTCTGGATAACTGGAGATCATTTTTACAAAAGAACCCACTGAATTCTTCGAGCAAAACCTCATGAGTTTACAAATTCAGAGGATTGTTTTAGTAAACTGCAGAATGTTTGCGTGCCTGAATAAAACGCTTAGAACCTTAACTCAGCTGTCCACGACAGCTCAAATCAGATTCATGTGGGTACAATGAGTGTTGTATGTTACTTTATGGTTGTGAAATGTAGGTACTGACAAAGTGTCTGGAGCAAAAGCTGCAAACATTGGAGATGACATGCTTGGGCCATATCCTAGGCATGGCAAAGATGGGTAGATGATGACAGAATTACATCTGTAGAAGACTGAAAGTGACTACAATCATCAAAAGGTCCCAACTCCAATGATTGGGCCATCTTGCTAGAATGACCCTGTCCCAGCTGCCTAAAATTGTTCTCTATGGAAGACTGCATGGAGAGAGTGTCGTGGACATCCAAGAAGATAGTCGTGTCCCAGCAGGCTCAAAACAGACATGGGAAGAAGCTGTTCATAACCTTGGCCTACCCAACCAGGGCCAAACATCACACAGAGGGGACTGGCGCTGGAGGtgaatttccagcttgggtagacatgtGCACACTAGTGCTGATCAAGCTCGCACACTAAACACAGCAGCGCTACCATGGTGGTGCAGGCAGCGAGACTGCCTAGCCCCCCGAGTGCAATCCTGTCCGAGATCCTAGGTATGTACGTGAGCAGCTAGCCCATCCCACCACCCACACTGCCACTAAGCTGCCATTTGTAGCATGTTAGCAAGATCAACGCTCGCATGCACACGTCTACCCTCGCAGGAAATTCCACCTCGAGCTGCCGTGTCGATGACCCCTGTGTGTGTCACTGTGACTAGTGAAAGCGGCCAAGCCTCGTACAGATGGGGGAAAACGCTGACAGTACTCCGACTCTCAGATGTCGTCGACATTAAGGTAGGATCTGCTGCTGAGTCAAGCCAAAGTAACTCCATCAACCAACAAAAGTGCAACATGGCTGCCGATGTTCAGGAACACCTAGAGGTCAGGGCTCTATTGTACATACATACAAAGAGCAggaccctgccccacagagcttctAATCCAAGTACAtgatgagagacaacaggtggacaCACATAGACAGAtaagggagcacaaggaaacaatagtTAAAAGATGaccagtggtctcagcacaccagctgtcAAGTTTTTTTTAGGCATCATGGCGGAGGAGAGCATGACGGAGGGATTTGATGGAAGTGGCTTTTCTGAATAGGCATAGGGAGCCCCTCACGCACGGGAGCAACATGAGAGAGCCTCCCAAGGTGCTTGTTGGAAAACGTCACAGATGAGCAATGAAAGCTGGCATCATTAGCAAAGCAGAGGCATGATGAACACGTTGATACCAGATAGACAGTGGCTGGTTAGGTATAAGGGAAGACAAGTAGTTTGTGTTTGATCGGATGGAGAAGGGGCAGCCAGTGGTGGGACACAGAGAGGAGCGATGCAGTCTATGTGACAAGCCACAAAAGCGATCTTTACAGCAATGTTTTGAAGAGGGGGAAAGATGGTAGATACCAAGgccagagagaggaggaggttgcAGTTGATGATGTGAGACAATGCGAGTTTTACCTGTGTGGGTGGATAAGGCAGGCCACTCACACAGCCTGAGGATGAAGATCTAGGGAAGCGGCCGAGTTGACGATGACATCCAGGTTACAGGTCTGAGAAGCAGGGAGAATGGTGGGGTTGTCCACAGGGAAATGCAGGGAATGGGGAGGACCTGTCGGTTAAATCAGAAGCTCTGTTTTGGTCATGTTGAACTTAAGCTAATGACTggacatccacaaggagatgtcagagaaaGGCCAGAGTTTTCATCTGGATAGGAGGCAGATCTGGAGCGAAGAGGTATATCTGAGGGTCATCAGCACAGAGATGGTAGCTGAAGCTATGCTTGTGAATGAGATCACCCAGAGACaaggtgtagagggagaagaggaggggaccAAGAACAGAGAATTGTGGAACCCCCATAAAAAGTTGGACAGGGGATGAGGAGAATCTTCCAAAGGACATGTTGAAAGACCAATTAGAgagggaggagaaccaggagaggaccgAGTTCTGGAAATCAAGGGAGGACAAGGTTTCAAGAAGTTTGAGGAAAACTTTCTCCTGGGAACTATGATTAGCATATGCAAATAGGCAGATATAACTACAGAAGAAGCAGAAACATCAATCCCTGTTTCTCATCATCAATGCTCTACGTCTCTCCTGTCCACCGCTTTCCATCCTCCTTTCCAGCCACAGCAAGGACCTGTCATGGTCTTCCCTGCCTGTCACCCACTACCTACCCCTGTTTTGGTTCAGCCAGCAATCCTCACACTACCACCATGCTAGAGATGCAATGCTGATTAGTCCCATCCTGTCCTATTCAAGTTCACCCACTTTCAGGTAATGGAAATTAGTCCA contains:
- the ELMOD3 gene encoding ELMO domain-containing protein 3 isoform X1, which produces MNRCTADTRQSEEQGIFLPPAVKSVPISVLKQNGLLQALAEGANGRTEADPSAEVLRAQEEWEAVENLQSGIVGTSAGPVPLIAFNEALQYFQTADLSECRKKIQPTVQRRGLSAVAHFFFGPPRLHQQLQGERDLALAIAQCGLDNNEKVHMRILQTIYKKLTGSRFDCPRYGAHWEELGFQGMDPGTDLRGTGLLGLMQILYFVMDSRTLPLARDVFKLSQHESQNFPFCVMSINITRIVIQALREEHLSRECNRRQQVIAVLNDLYVATSLRLYVIWKTQQKTISDSGFVLKDLEAFAKKKPKQLLRYLEIYMSGRAVSVIDGGFQHPSPSSGVRSPNLNSAVGNSSKEINFTGVCDPQVEMEGEAQLI